One window of Gilliamella sp. B3022 genomic DNA carries:
- the citC gene encoding [citrate (pro-3S)-lyase] ligase: MYDLVDYTIVDISKSEQDHQDIKQLLSRSDLDLDSQVTLFMVAKINDKIIACAGMDRNIIKCVAIDPQYRGNQLNLTLMDHTIKYANENGYFHLFLYTKPENIDFFKGCGFYPIVEITDLVVLMENNPVGIQLYCKQLNAQKKEGKKIGSIVMNANPFTKGHQYLVQYAASQCDWLHVFVVNENASQFSFDTRLKLVKDGTKQIKNVTVHASSPYIISRATFPTYFLKDKTKIDQAYMGIDLLIFRNYIAPSLNITYRFVGTEPFDEVTKAYNDAMRYWLEDNTVSNLPAITVVEVERISENNCVVSASLVRKLLAAGQYEQVKTLVPPTTWDYLSANLDKFKI, from the coding sequence ATGTATGATTTAGTTGATTATACCATCGTTGATATTTCTAAATCAGAACAAGACCATCAAGACATTAAGCAATTATTATCTCGATCGGATCTTGATTTAGATTCGCAAGTGACTCTTTTTATGGTTGCAAAAATTAACGATAAAATTATTGCTTGTGCAGGTATGGATCGCAATATTATCAAATGTGTTGCCATCGATCCTCAATATCGTGGTAATCAACTAAATCTGACTTTAATGGATCACACCATAAAATATGCCAATGAAAACGGCTATTTTCACCTTTTTTTATACACAAAGCCTGAAAATATAGATTTCTTTAAAGGATGCGGTTTTTACCCGATTGTTGAAATAACCGATTTAGTTGTCCTAATGGAGAACAATCCAGTCGGAATACAGCTATATTGTAAACAACTCAATGCACAGAAAAAAGAAGGGAAAAAAATTGGTAGCATTGTTATGAATGCTAATCCTTTTACTAAAGGTCATCAATACTTAGTACAATATGCGGCAAGTCAATGTGATTGGTTACATGTATTTGTTGTCAATGAAAATGCCTCGCAATTTTCCTTTGATACACGCTTAAAGTTAGTTAAAGATGGCACAAAGCAGATAAAGAATGTCACTGTGCATGCAAGCTCACCCTATATTATATCTAGAGCAACATTTCCTACTTATTTCCTAAAAGATAAAACAAAGATTGATCAAGCCTATATGGGTATCGATCTGCTAATTTTCCGAAATTATATTGCTCCAAGTCTCAATATCACTTATCGATTTGTCGGGACTGAACCTTTTGATGAGGTGACCAAAGCTTATAACGATGCGATGCGCTATTGGCTTGAAGATAATACGGTAAGTAATCTACCAGCTATCACAGTTGTAGAAGTTGAACGAATATCCGAAAACAATTGTGTTGTATCAGCTTCATTAGTAAGAAAGCTATTAGCAGCTGGGCAATATGAACAGGTAAAAACGTTGGTTCCCCCAACAACATGGGATTATCTTTCGGCTAATTTGGATAAATTTAAAATTTAA
- the rpmE gene encoding 50S ribosomal protein L31 has product MKEGIHPEYKAIKATCSCGNVINTHSTIGHDIHLDVCGECHPFYTGKQRDVATGGRVDKFKQRFAMVGGKK; this is encoded by the coding sequence ATGAAAGAAGGTATCCACCCAGAATATAAAGCAATTAAAGCAACTTGTTCTTGCGGTAATGTTATTAATACTCATTCAACAATTGGTCATGATATTCATCTTGACGTATGTGGTGAATGTCACCCGTTCTATACAGGTAAACAACGTGATGTTGCAACTGGCGGACGTGTAGATAAATTTAAACAACGTTTTGCTATGGTTGGCGGTAAAAAATAA
- the citF gene encoding citrate lyase subunit alpha: MTTSINQKIDDLLKQHPDLKNITPFTDANATTPYLKDESKYTRKLCDSIEQAIKNCELRDGMTISFHHAFREGDKVINKVVETISQLGIKNLTLASSSLLSCNAALIPHIEAGVITKIYTSGLRGKLADAISHGLMDNPVHIHSHGGRVKLIQSGEINIDIAFLAVSTADEQGNANGVSGKSQCGALGYAMVDAQFAKKVVLLTEDIVGYPNNPASIRQDQVDYIVKVDEVGDPTKISVGAARITTNPRELMIARYAADVIEHSGYFEDGFSIQTGSGASSTAATRFLENRMRAKNITASFALGGITASIVDLHEKGLVKRLLDTQSFDGAAGQSLGRNKDHIEVSTNVYANPASKGASVDELDIVILSALEIDLNFNVNVLTGSDGVMRGASGGHCDTAAGANLTIIVAPLIRSRIPTVIKNVTTLVTPGESVDVLVTDHGIAVNPNRPEIAERLKAANLPVMSIEELYQRAVSLTGEPKPIEFEDKIVGIVHFRDGSVIDVVRQVKD, translated from the coding sequence ATGACAACTTCTATAAACCAAAAAATTGATGATTTATTAAAACAGCATCCTGATCTTAAAAATATCACACCATTTACTGATGCTAATGCAACAACACCATATTTAAAAGATGAGTCTAAATATACTCGTAAATTATGTGATTCTATTGAACAAGCAATTAAAAATTGTGAATTACGTGACGGTATGACCATATCTTTCCATCACGCTTTCCGTGAAGGTGATAAGGTTATCAATAAAGTTGTAGAGACAATTAGTCAATTAGGCATTAAAAATCTGACTTTAGCATCAAGTTCATTGTTAAGTTGTAATGCAGCATTAATTCCACATATTGAAGCTGGTGTGATTACTAAAATTTACACCTCTGGATTACGTGGAAAATTAGCTGATGCAATTTCACATGGTTTAATGGATAACCCTGTACATATCCATTCTCATGGTGGACGGGTAAAACTTATCCAAAGTGGTGAAATTAATATTGATATCGCATTTTTAGCCGTATCTACTGCTGATGAACAAGGTAATGCTAATGGTGTATCAGGTAAGTCACAATGTGGTGCACTTGGCTATGCAATGGTTGATGCACAGTTTGCCAAAAAAGTGGTTTTACTCACTGAAGATATCGTTGGTTATCCAAATAACCCTGCTAGTATTCGTCAAGATCAAGTTGACTATATTGTTAAAGTTGATGAAGTCGGTGACCCAACCAAAATCAGTGTTGGTGCAGCACGTATCACAACCAATCCTCGTGAACTTATGATTGCTCGTTACGCTGCTGATGTTATTGAACATTCTGGTTATTTTGAAGATGGCTTCTCAATTCAAACTGGTTCTGGCGCTTCTTCAACAGCCGCAACGCGTTTCCTTGAAAATCGTATGCGCGCTAAAAATATCACAGCCTCATTTGCTTTAGGTGGCATTACAGCAAGTATTGTTGATTTACATGAAAAAGGATTGGTTAAACGTTTATTAGATACCCAAAGCTTTGACGGTGCAGCAGGACAATCTTTAGGCCGAAATAAAGATCATATTGAAGTCTCAACCAATGTTTATGCTAACCCAGCTTCTAAAGGGGCAAGCGTTGATGAATTAGATATTGTGATTTTAAGTGCTTTAGAAATTGACCTTAATTTCAATGTAAATGTATTAACGGGTTCTGATGGCGTAATGCGCGGAGCATCTGGTGGTCACTGTGATACCGCTGCTGGAGCAAACTTAACAATTATTGTTGCGCCATTAATTCGCAGCCGTATCCCAACAGTAATTAAAAATGTAACCACGCTGGTAACTCCAGGTGAAAGCGTTGATGTACTAGTGACTGATCATGGTATTGCAGTGAACCCTAATCGTCCAGAAATTGCTGAACGTTTAAAAGCAGCTAATTTACCAGTGATGAGCATTGAAGAACTTTATCAACGAGCGGTTTCCTTAACAGGTGAACCAAAACCAATCGAATTTGAAGATAAAATTGTAGGTATCGTTCATTTCCGTGATGGTTCTGTTATTGATGTAGTTCGTCAAGTTAAAGATTAA
- the metB gene encoding cystathionine gamma-synthase, with translation MASQSKNLSQGTIAVRGGINTDDQYGSVVPVITPSTCYRYQEFATPREFDYARKANPSRRFVEETVAKLEGGSDAILTNCGMSAIHLVSVALLTPDDLVVAPHDCYGGSYRLFNSLSQRGYFKAKFVDQSDPVALKEALRLRPKLVLIETPSNPLLRVVDIQEISQQAHEVGALVLVDNTFMTPILQKPLELGADIVSHSCTKFLNGHSDLLAGILVFKDQQLATDVLWWANNIGTLTSSFDSYLLLRGLRTLAARVILQQANAQKLVEFLVNHPKIAHVYHPSLSSNLGHEIAKRQQKGFGSLLSFELAGEPEVMPKFLKELNIITLAQSLGGVESLICHPATMTHSGISAQARTTAGISDQLLRVSVGLEDINDLLEDLEQALAAI, from the coding sequence ATGGCTAGCCAATCAAAAAATTTAAGTCAAGGCACTATTGCTGTCCGAGGTGGAATCAATACCGATGATCAATATGGGAGCGTGGTTCCTGTCATTACACCGTCAACGTGTTACCGTTATCAAGAGTTTGCAACACCGAGAGAATTTGATTATGCACGCAAAGCAAATCCTAGTAGACGATTTGTTGAGGAAACGGTCGCTAAGTTGGAAGGTGGTTCGGATGCGATTCTTACTAACTGTGGTATGTCTGCCATTCATCTTGTCAGTGTAGCGCTGTTAACACCGGATGACTTGGTGGTTGCTCCTCATGATTGTTATGGTGGCAGCTATCGTCTATTTAATAGTTTAAGTCAACGTGGTTATTTTAAAGCAAAATTTGTTGATCAATCTGATCCTGTTGCATTAAAAGAAGCTTTAAGGTTACGACCAAAATTAGTATTGATTGAGACGCCAAGTAATCCATTACTTCGTGTTGTTGATATTCAAGAAATATCACAACAAGCACATGAAGTTGGTGCTCTGGTTTTAGTCGATAACACATTTATGACCCCTATATTGCAAAAACCTTTAGAGCTAGGAGCGGATATTGTCAGTCATTCATGTACTAAATTTCTGAATGGGCATTCCGATCTTTTAGCGGGTATTTTAGTATTTAAAGACCAACAACTTGCTACAGATGTGTTATGGTGGGCAAATAATATTGGTACGCTTACCTCATCATTTGATAGTTATCTATTATTACGTGGCTTGAGAACACTTGCAGCTCGAGTAATTTTACAACAAGCCAATGCACAAAAACTTGTTGAGTTTTTAGTTAACCATCCGAAAATCGCTCATGTTTATCATCCTTCGTTATCGTCTAATCTTGGTCATGAAATTGCCAAAAGACAACAAAAGGGTTTTGGTTCATTGCTAAGTTTTGAATTAGCTGGAGAACCTGAGGTAATGCCTAAATTCTTAAAAGAACTGAATATTATTACGCTGGCTCAATCTTTAGGGGGCGTTGAAAGTTTAATCTGTCATCCAGCAACAATGACTCATTCAGGTATTAGTGCTCAAGCACGTACAACAGCCGGTATTTCCGATCAACTCCTTCGTGTCTCTGTTGGTTTGGAGGATATCAATGATTTGTTGGAGGATTTAGAACAAGCTTTAGCAGCCATTTAA
- the citE gene encoding citrate (pro-3S)-lyase subunit beta: MKKLRRSMLFLPGANAAMLSTSFVYKPDSIMFDLEDAVSIKEKDSARLLVAQTLKMPVYKEHNIETVVRINALNTPFGLKDLEAVVRAGVDVVRLPMTNSAEDIHELEAHVERIEKECGREVGSTKLMAAIESALGVVNAVSIAKSSSRLIGIALAAFDYLVDMQTERGDGTELFYARCAVLHAARVAGIDAFDVVYSNVNDDEGFLKEVSLIKKLGYNGKSLINPRQIELLHNAYAPTASEVENAKKVVEAAEEGERKGLGVVSLNGKMIDAPIITRAQKIIELAKYSGVRKEI, encoded by the coding sequence ATGAAAAAATTACGTCGCAGCATGTTATTTCTTCCAGGCGCCAATGCCGCAATGTTATCAACATCGTTTGTATACAAACCTGATTCAATCATGTTTGACCTTGAGGATGCGGTTTCAATTAAAGAAAAAGACTCAGCACGTCTACTAGTAGCTCAAACATTAAAAATGCCTGTTTATAAAGAACACAATATTGAAACAGTGGTCAGAATTAACGCACTAAATACACCATTTGGACTTAAAGATTTAGAAGCCGTAGTTCGAGCAGGAGTAGATGTTGTTCGTTTACCAATGACAAACAGCGCAGAAGATATTCATGAGCTTGAAGCTCACGTTGAACGAATTGAAAAAGAATGTGGGCGTGAAGTCGGCAGTACTAAATTAATGGCAGCCATTGAATCGGCTCTAGGTGTTGTTAATGCAGTTTCGATTGCTAAATCATCGTCTCGTTTAATTGGTATCGCTTTAGCTGCATTTGACTATCTTGTCGATATGCAAACAGAAAGAGGCGATGGTACGGAATTGTTTTATGCTCGTTGCGCTGTTTTACATGCAGCTCGTGTAGCGGGTATCGATGCTTTTGATGTTGTCTATTCAAATGTTAATGACGACGAAGGTTTCTTAAAAGAAGTCAGCCTAATCAAAAAATTAGGATACAACGGTAAATCATTGATTAATCCAAGACAAATTGAGCTTTTACACAATGCTTATGCTCCTACTGCGAGTGAAGTAGAAAACGCTAAAAAAGTAGTTGAAGCAGCTGAAGAAGGTGAAAGAAAGGGGCTTGGAGTTGTTTCTTTGAATGGCAAAATGATTGATGCACCAATTATTACTCGTGCTCAAAAAATCATTGAACTAGCAAAATACTCCGGTGTACGTAAAGAAATTTGA
- the degS gene encoding outer membrane-stress sensor serine endopeptidase DegS: MLKKILWPILIGSVLAIVLLIIFPSLRNGTQSNFPNFIFNNDPMSYSYAVKTAAPAVVNIYSRSISSVPNRSQDSAITPLGSGVIMSKHGYIITNYHVVDGAEQIIVALQDGRIFEALTVGSDKLVDIAVLKIEATNIPTIHINSQREPKIGDVVLAIGNPYNIGQTITQGIISATGRDGLSPYRRQNFIQTDASINHGNSGGALVNTKGELMGINTLTFAKNMGNEIPEGIGFAIPTSLAVKIMKKLIQYGKVIRGYIGIDGLEFAPTQNPSDIPVVLGILVTNAEGPSLQAGVQPNDILIMVDGKPVKSIVETMDQIAELKPGRTIPIIVLRNGEKIELQVVIGQLPV; the protein is encoded by the coding sequence ATGCTTAAAAAAATCCTATGGCCAATATTGATTGGTTCTGTTTTAGCTATCGTATTGTTGATTATTTTTCCATCGCTACGTAATGGAACTCAATCAAATTTTCCAAACTTCATTTTTAATAATGACCCTATGAGTTATTCATATGCGGTTAAAACTGCTGCTCCAGCAGTAGTGAATATCTATAGTCGTTCAATTAGCTCCGTGCCAAATCGATCACAAGATAGCGCAATCACGCCATTAGGTTCAGGGGTTATAATGAGCAAACATGGTTATATTATTACTAATTATCATGTGGTAGACGGAGCAGAACAAATTATTGTTGCTTTACAAGATGGTCGAATATTTGAAGCTTTGACTGTTGGTTCTGACAAATTGGTTGATATTGCCGTTTTAAAAATTGAAGCGACTAATATTCCAACGATTCACATCAATTCCCAACGCGAACCCAAAATTGGCGATGTCGTTTTAGCAATTGGTAATCCTTATAATATTGGGCAAACTATCACTCAAGGGATCATTAGTGCAACAGGTCGAGATGGATTAAGCCCATATAGAAGACAGAATTTTATTCAAACAGATGCTTCAATTAATCATGGTAATTCAGGTGGTGCTTTGGTTAATACAAAAGGCGAATTAATGGGGATTAATACTCTGACGTTTGCAAAAAATATGGGAAATGAAATTCCAGAAGGCATTGGATTTGCTATTCCAACATCTTTGGCCGTTAAAATTATGAAGAAATTAATTCAGTATGGTAAAGTTATTCGTGGTTATATTGGTATTGATGGGTTAGAGTTTGCGCCAACACAAAATCCAAGTGATATACCAGTTGTGTTAGGTATTTTAGTGACCAATGCTGAAGGTCCTTCCTTACAAGCAGGTGTACAGCCTAATGATATTTTGATTATGGTTGATGGTAAACCGGTTAAATCAATTGTTGAAACGATGGATCAGATTGCGGAGTTGAAACCGGGACGAACCATCCCCATTATCGTATTACGAAATGGAGAAAAGATTGAATTGCAGGTGGTAATAGGGCAGTTACCAGTTTGA
- the citD gene encoding citrate lyase acyl carrier protein: protein MKIQKEAMAGTLESSDLLVKVMPNTGIEIVINSDVNKQFGDQIREVVNQTLNDLNVTDGLIIIDDKGALDCAIRARIQCAVLRGAEEENLDWSKLL from the coding sequence ATGAAAATACAAAAAGAAGCTATGGCTGGGACTCTCGAATCGAGCGATTTGTTAGTTAAAGTCATGCCAAATACGGGGATTGAAATTGTTATTAATAGTGATGTTAATAAGCAATTTGGCGATCAAATACGTGAAGTGGTCAATCAGACTTTAAATGATTTGAATGTAACTGATGGTTTAATTATTATTGATGATAAAGGCGCTTTAGATTGTGCGATTAGAGCAAGAATTCAATGTGCAGTATTACGCGGTGCAGAAGAAGAGAATTTAGATTGGAGTAAATTACTATGA
- the citX gene encoding citrate lyase holo-[acyl-carrier protein] synthase, protein MLIKFDDGTPISLEQMLLAKEKRVENQLTAISLYKKPLISLTLVIPGPIKSSSGAHYLFQEAIAALHQFFIKNNIPLIEEQHYHELTGSEAILVLDCAIEKLKQYCIDIESQHPLGRLWDIDVIDPITQKSVSRSQFELAPRQCLVCENIAKICGRTKRHSFDEIFAAIKEKIEDFQKNNKI, encoded by the coding sequence ATGTTAATTAAATTTGATGATGGCACCCCAATTAGTCTTGAGCAAATGTTATTAGCTAAAGAAAAAAGGGTAGAAAACCAACTAACCGCTATTTCACTTTATAAAAAACCTCTTATATCATTAACGTTAGTCATCCCAGGTCCAATAAAAAGTAGTAGTGGAGCGCATTATCTATTTCAAGAAGCGATCGCCGCGTTACATCAATTTTTTATTAAAAATAATATACCGTTAATTGAAGAGCAACACTATCATGAGTTAACGGGTTCAGAAGCAATTCTTGTGTTAGATTGCGCTATTGAAAAACTGAAACAATACTGCATTGATATCGAAAGCCAACATCCATTAGGTCGTTTGTGGGATATTGATGTGATCGATCCAATAACACAAAAAAGTGTATCTCGCTCGCAATTTGAGCTTGCGCCAAGACAATGTTTAGTTTGTGAGAATATCGCTAAAATATGTGGTCGAACAAAACGACACTCTTTCGATGAAATTTTTGCTGCCATTAAAGAAAAAATAGAAGACTTTCAAAAAAATAATAAAATTTAA
- the metJ gene encoding met regulon transcriptional regulator MetJ, protein MMEWNGQYISPYAEHGKKSEQVKKITVSIPLKVLKILTDERTRRQVNNLRHATNSELLCEAFLHAYTGQPLPCDEDLQKDREDGIPSQAKEMMRNLGIDPDLIDE, encoded by the coding sequence ATGATGGAATGGAATGGCCAATACATAAGTCCCTATGCTGAGCATGGAAAAAAAAGTGAGCAAGTAAAAAAAATTACTGTATCCATACCTTTAAAGGTATTAAAAATATTGACTGATGAACGTACGCGTCGACAAGTGAATAATTTACGCCATGCAACAAATAGTGAACTGTTATGCGAAGCATTTCTTCATGCTTACACTGGTCAACCGCTACCTTGCGATGAAGACTTACAGAAAGATCGTGAAGATGGCATCCCTAGCCAAGCTAAGGAAATGATGCGTAATTTAGGTATCGATCCCGATTTAATTGATGAATAA
- a CDS encoding fumarylacetoacetate hydrolase family protein, which yields MKLVSYLVSDRASFGLLTHNGIVDLKEKLGNKYADLKSLLADPEGLSVAKTYLDAPSDIDEQDIIYLPVIPNPNKILCVGMNYAEKRAEFNETSSAPTLFVRFPDSQTGHKTNIIKPAITNELDYEGELAIIIGKAGFRIKPEEALSHVAGYSCYMDGSIRDWQYTWFTAGKNWPSTGAFGPCITTSDEIPDPKVLSLTTYLNGQEMQHDSIKNLVHTVPELVSYISTFTRLSPGDVILTGSPGGVGKKRNPPVFMKDGDKIEVEITGIGRLTNYVVAERG from the coding sequence ATGAAGCTTGTCAGTTATCTTGTCTCTGATCGAGCAAGTTTTGGTCTTCTTACTCACAATGGTATTGTTGATTTAAAAGAAAAATTAGGTAATAAATATGCCGATTTAAAATCTCTACTTGCTGATCCAGAAGGACTCTCTGTCGCCAAAACTTATCTTGATGCACCAAGCGACATTGATGAACAAGACATTATTTATCTACCTGTTATCCCAAATCCAAACAAAATTTTATGTGTTGGTATGAATTATGCTGAAAAACGCGCGGAATTTAACGAAACTAGCTCAGCACCAACGTTATTCGTTCGTTTTCCTGATTCTCAAACAGGGCACAAAACTAATATTATCAAACCAGCTATCACTAACGAATTAGATTACGAAGGTGAATTAGCCATTATTATTGGTAAAGCAGGATTTCGTATTAAACCAGAAGAGGCATTATCACATGTAGCTGGCTACAGTTGCTATATGGATGGATCTATCCGTGATTGGCAATACACTTGGTTTACTGCCGGTAAAAACTGGCCAAGTACTGGTGCATTTGGTCCATGCATTACAACCAGTGATGAAATTCCTGATCCAAAAGTTTTATCTTTAACGACTTATCTAAATGGTCAGGAAATGCAGCACGATTCAATTAAAAATCTTGTGCACACCGTACCAGAACTTGTTTCTTACATCAGTACATTTACTCGTTTATCGCCTGGAGATGTCATCCTCACTGGTTCACCTGGTGGCGTAGGTAAAAAACGTAATCCTCCAGTATTTATGAAAGATGGTGATAAGATTGAAGTCGAAATTACAGGAATTGGTCGTTTAACCAATTACGTTGTAGCAGAAAGAGGGTAA